From one Lycium ferocissimum isolate CSIRO_LF1 chromosome 5, AGI_CSIRO_Lferr_CH_V1, whole genome shotgun sequence genomic stretch:
- the LOC132056871 gene encoding probable serine/threonine-protein kinase WNK5 isoform X1 translates to MHKLRLNEMLDFNGANLELEYVEMDSSKRYGRFKYILGKGATKIVYKAFDELLGMEVAWNQVKLNDVFRSPEELQRLYSEVHLLKELDHDSIMKYHASWINVEGRTFNFITEMFTSGTLREYRHKYRRVNIHAIRNWARQILGGLAYLHCHDPPVIHRDLKCDNIFVNGHLGKVKIGDLGLAAILCGSHHAHSVIGTPEFMAPELYEEDYDELVDVYSFGMCVLEMLTSEYPYSECSNPAQIYKKVTSGKLPKAFNKINNEEAQRFVGKCLSPASERPSASELLKDPFLAVDEDEVQLSPVINLPCPKFTPNGKQNEIPCQPDDSVLGGTDMTITGTMNPEDDTIFLKVQIFQKNGQARNIFFPFDISNDTALEVATEMVKELDITDWDPLQIADMIDNEISALIPTWKKSYSFQNYEQQHSFNYIEDDDDENTRNPFYYISSHSSSQLSLPGLLPSYDSTFHQGKLDHDWLQGLFIHIADELKLYDDSSSQCSMNSYGSYNNLNFHSLHEDDADYMSSKKVESQCTQKTRKCSTRFCPETSMSKNQNTKLVNQRPKLTKVRSLVDIRSQLLHRSLVEEINKRRLFKTVGAVENIGYHDPGIEKGHGLGW, encoded by the exons ATGCATAAACTTCGGTTGAATGAAATGCTTGATTTTAATGGAGCAAACTTGGAGTTGGAATATGTGGAAATGGATTCATCTAAACGCTATGGACGT TTCAAATATATCCTTGGGAAAGGAGCAACAAAGATAGTATACAAAGCATTTGATGAGTTACTAGGAATGGAAGTAGCTTGGAACCAAGTGAAACTCAATGATGTCTTTAGGTCACCAGAAGAATTACAAAGGCTCTACTCAGAAGTTCATCTCCTCAAAGAACTTGATCATGATTCCATCATGAAATACCATGCATCTTGGATCAATGTTGAAGGCAGAACATTCAACTTCATTACTGAAATGTTTACCTCTGGCACCCTTAGAGA GTATAGGCACAAATACAGGCGAGTAAATATACACGCAATTAGGAATTGGGCACGCCAAATCCTCGGGGGCCTTGCTTATTTGCACTGTCACGATCCTCCAGTTATACATCGAGACTTGAAGTGCGACAACATCTTTGTCAATGGACATCTTGGCAAAGTCAAAATTGGTGATTTAGGATTAGCAGCCATACTTTGTGGATCACACCATGCTCATAGTGTCATAG GTACTCCTGAGTTTATGGCACCGGAATTATACGAAGAGGATTATGATGAACTGGTAGATGTATACTCTTTTGGCATGTGTGTGTTAGAAATGCTCACTTCTGAGTATCCATATAGTGAATGTTCAAATCCAGCTCAGATATACAAGAAAGTGACCTCG GGAAAGCTACCAAAAGCAtttaacaagatcaataatGAAGAAGCCCAAAGATTTGTTGGAAAATGCTTGAGTCCTGCTTCTGAAAGGCCATCTGCTTCTGAGCTATTGAAGGATCCATTCCTTgctgttgatgaagatgaagtacAATTATCTCCTGTCATAAATTTGCCATGTCCAAAGTTTACGCCAAATGGAAAACAGAATGAAATACCTTGTCAGCCTGATGATTCAGTATTAGGTGGCACAGACATGACAATCACAGGAACAATGAATCCTGAAGATGACACCATCTTTCTCAAAGTgcaaatttttcaaaagaatg GACAAGCCAGGAACATATTCTTCCCTTTCGACATTTCTAATGACACTGCATTGGAAGTGGCCACAGAAATGGTGAAGGAGTTAGACATAACAGATTGGGATCCTCTTCAAATTGCTGATATGATTGACAATGAGATATCTGCTCTAATTCCAACATGGAAGAAGTCATACTCTTTTCAGAATTATGAACAACAGCATAGCTTCAACTACatagaagatgatgatgatgaaaacACTCGCAATCCTTTTTATTACATTTCCTCCCATTCTTCTTCTCAACTTTCTCTGCCTGGTCTCCTCCCTTCTTATgactcaacattccatcaaggGAAACTAGATCATGATTGGCTTCAAG GTTTATTTATTCATATTGCAGATGAGTTGAAATTGTATGATGATTCTAGTTCTCAATGCTCGATGAACTCCTACGGATCATACAACAACTTAAACTTTCATTCCCTTCATGAAGATGATGCGGATTATATGAGTTCCAAGAAAGTAGAATCTCAGTGTACTCAGAAGACAAGAAAATGTAGTACAAGGTTTTGTCCTGAAACAAGCATGTCCAAGAATCAGAACACAAAACTAGTGAATCAACGCCCGAAATTGACTAAGGTACGGTCATTGGTTGATATACGTAGTCAATTGCTGCATCGTTCTCTTGTCGAAGAGATAAACAAGAGGCGATTGTTCAAGACTGTTGGTGCCGTTGAGAATATTGGCTATCACGATCCTGGGATTGAAAAAGGCCATGGCTTAGGTTGGTAA
- the LOC132056871 gene encoding probable serine/threonine-protein kinase WNK5 isoform X2 codes for MHKLRLNEMLDFNGANLELEYVEMDSSKRYGRFKYILGKGATKIVYKAFDELLGMEVAWNQVKLNDVFRSPEELQRLYSEVHLLKELDHDSIMKYHASWINVEGRTFNFITEMFTSGTLREYRHKYRRVNIHAIRNWARQILGGLAYLHCHDPPVIHRDLKCDNIFVNGHLGKVKIGDLGLAAILCGSHHAHSVIGTPEFMAPELYEEDYDELVDVYSFGMCVLEMLTSEYPYSECSNPAQIYKKVTSGKLPKAFNKINNEEAQRFVGKCLSPASERPSASELLKDPFLAVDEDEVQLSPVINLPCPKFTPNGKQNEIPCQPDDSVLGGTDMTITGTMNPEDDTIFLKVQIFQKNGQARNIFFPFDISNDTALEVATEMVKELDITDWDPLQIADMIDNEISALIPTWKKSYSFQNYEQQHSFNYIEDDDDENTRNPFYYISSHSSSQLSLPGLLPSYDSTFHQGKLDHDWLQDELKLYDDSSSQCSMNSYGSYNNLNFHSLHEDDADYMSSKKVESQCTQKTRKCSTRFCPETSMSKNQNTKLVNQRPKLTKVRSLVDIRSQLLHRSLVEEINKRRLFKTVGAVENIGYHDPGIEKGHGLGW; via the exons ATGCATAAACTTCGGTTGAATGAAATGCTTGATTTTAATGGAGCAAACTTGGAGTTGGAATATGTGGAAATGGATTCATCTAAACGCTATGGACGT TTCAAATATATCCTTGGGAAAGGAGCAACAAAGATAGTATACAAAGCATTTGATGAGTTACTAGGAATGGAAGTAGCTTGGAACCAAGTGAAACTCAATGATGTCTTTAGGTCACCAGAAGAATTACAAAGGCTCTACTCAGAAGTTCATCTCCTCAAAGAACTTGATCATGATTCCATCATGAAATACCATGCATCTTGGATCAATGTTGAAGGCAGAACATTCAACTTCATTACTGAAATGTTTACCTCTGGCACCCTTAGAGA GTATAGGCACAAATACAGGCGAGTAAATATACACGCAATTAGGAATTGGGCACGCCAAATCCTCGGGGGCCTTGCTTATTTGCACTGTCACGATCCTCCAGTTATACATCGAGACTTGAAGTGCGACAACATCTTTGTCAATGGACATCTTGGCAAAGTCAAAATTGGTGATTTAGGATTAGCAGCCATACTTTGTGGATCACACCATGCTCATAGTGTCATAG GTACTCCTGAGTTTATGGCACCGGAATTATACGAAGAGGATTATGATGAACTGGTAGATGTATACTCTTTTGGCATGTGTGTGTTAGAAATGCTCACTTCTGAGTATCCATATAGTGAATGTTCAAATCCAGCTCAGATATACAAGAAAGTGACCTCG GGAAAGCTACCAAAAGCAtttaacaagatcaataatGAAGAAGCCCAAAGATTTGTTGGAAAATGCTTGAGTCCTGCTTCTGAAAGGCCATCTGCTTCTGAGCTATTGAAGGATCCATTCCTTgctgttgatgaagatgaagtacAATTATCTCCTGTCATAAATTTGCCATGTCCAAAGTTTACGCCAAATGGAAAACAGAATGAAATACCTTGTCAGCCTGATGATTCAGTATTAGGTGGCACAGACATGACAATCACAGGAACAATGAATCCTGAAGATGACACCATCTTTCTCAAAGTgcaaatttttcaaaagaatg GACAAGCCAGGAACATATTCTTCCCTTTCGACATTTCTAATGACACTGCATTGGAAGTGGCCACAGAAATGGTGAAGGAGTTAGACATAACAGATTGGGATCCTCTTCAAATTGCTGATATGATTGACAATGAGATATCTGCTCTAATTCCAACATGGAAGAAGTCATACTCTTTTCAGAATTATGAACAACAGCATAGCTTCAACTACatagaagatgatgatgatgaaaacACTCGCAATCCTTTTTATTACATTTCCTCCCATTCTTCTTCTCAACTTTCTCTGCCTGGTCTCCTCCCTTCTTATgactcaacattccatcaaggGAAACTAGATCATGATTGGCTTCAAG ATGAGTTGAAATTGTATGATGATTCTAGTTCTCAATGCTCGATGAACTCCTACGGATCATACAACAACTTAAACTTTCATTCCCTTCATGAAGATGATGCGGATTATATGAGTTCCAAGAAAGTAGAATCTCAGTGTACTCAGAAGACAAGAAAATGTAGTACAAGGTTTTGTCCTGAAACAAGCATGTCCAAGAATCAGAACACAAAACTAGTGAATCAACGCCCGAAATTGACTAAGGTACGGTCATTGGTTGATATACGTAGTCAATTGCTGCATCGTTCTCTTGTCGAAGAGATAAACAAGAGGCGATTGTTCAAGACTGTTGGTGCCGTTGAGAATATTGGCTATCACGATCCTGGGATTGAAAAAGGCCATGGCTTAGGTTGGTAA